A stretch of DNA from Kiloniellales bacterium:
CCCGCGTGGGCTGAAACATTCGGCTCGCTATGCGATTTCGGTGGCGGCAACAGCCTAGCGCACTTCCCGATCAGACGCGTTCGCGTCTGGCCGGGAGTAGTGCGCTAATACCTTGAAGTTCGGGCATTATCCGACCAGATGGATCGCAGAGCGATTCCATCTGATCGGATAATGCCCTAGATCGCCGGATCCCCACGTGACGACTTGAGAGCCATGCCCGATTTGCGCCAGCTGGCGGACCGGATCCCCCACCCGGGTTGGGGTCACTTGACCAAATGCGCTTTCACGCTAGACTGCATTCTATCTTTTCATATTGATAAGAAACTTATCAGTGCCTACGGAACACACAGTTCTGCTCATATCGACGGACGAGGATCTGCAGGCCCGGACCGCGGAGGCCTTGGGCGTCGACCCGGACTATCGGCTGATCATTTGTCGCGGCGAGCAGGAGGCGATGGCACGTCTCAACGAGTTGCAAGCGCATCTTGTCTTTTGCGATGCCGACTTGATTTCGGACGAGACGTCGAATGTGCTGGTCAATGCCCGTATTTCGCATCCTCACGTGGCCCGCGTGCTGCTGGGTTCGCCGGAAGCGGCCGGGAAATGCGCCGAGATTGCCCGGCGAGCCGCAACCTACCTTTACGTGTTGAATCCGGTGTCCCAGGACCAGATTCGGCTCCTGGCCAAGCGCGCTCTCGAGCTCAGCGAGCTTTCTCGACGCCACCGCGTCTTGTCGCGCGAGCTGAAGATCTCGATGGACGATGACATCTTCGTCGAGAGCGAGGAGTTCTCCGTCAAGGGCGGCTGGTCGCAGTTCGAGAAGCTGGTCTATGTCAGCGCCAAGATGGCGGAGCTTTGTGCGGAGGCAAAGCAGGCCGCCCAGACCGAGTTGCCGGTGCTGATCCAGGGCGAGACCGGTACGGGCAAGGAGCTGCTGGCGCGTGCGATCCACTTCAATTCGACCCGCCTGAACTCGCCGATGCACGTGCAGAACTGCGGTGGCATGTCCGACGACACCCTGCACTCGGAGCTCTTCGGCCATGTTCGCGGCGCCTTTACCGGCGCGGTCGCCGACCGCCTCGGCCTGTTCCGCGCGGCGGACGGCGGCACGGTGTTTCTCGACGAGATCTCTGAGATCTCGCCCAGCTTCCAGGTCAGCCTGTTGCGCTTCCTTCAAGAAGGCGAGGTCAAGCCCCTCGGTTCGGACCGGCTGTACCACGCCGATGTCCGTGTGATCGTCGCCAGCAACCGGCCCCTATATCAATTGGTCGAGCGCGGTGAGTTCCGCCGCGATCTCTACTATCGTCTGAAGGGCTTCGAGCTGCACATTCCGGCGTTGCGCGAGCGGCCCGAGGACGTGCCGCCGCTGACCCAGTTCTTCATCGAAAAGTACGCAGGCGTCGTGGGCCGGCGAGTCGTCGGCATCACCAAGGAGGCCTTGGAGAAGCTCGAGGCCTACGACTATCCGGGCAACGTGCGTGAGCTGGAGACCGAGATCCGCCGCATGGTGGCGATCGCAGAGCAGGGTGGCTACATCGCCGCGCGCCACCTTTCGCCGGTCTTCGAGAGGGTCGACACCCGCAAGGACGCCCAGCCGGGCTTCGTGACCGAGGGCGCCAGCCTGAAGGCGATGGTCGAGAACCTCGAAAAACAGGTCGTCGCCTCCTCACTGCAGCGCAACCACTGGAACCAGAGCAAGGCGGCGGACGAGCTGGGGCTGTCCCGGGTCGGCCTGGCCAACAAGATCAAGCGCTATGGCCTTCAGGACGCTTGAGCCGCCCCGCACCGGAGCGCCGGGGTGAGCGACGACTCCGGCCGCGTGATGCGCTTCCCGCAGTCCCGGGTGCCGGGCAGCGGCAAGCGACGTTCGGTCAAGGACCTGGGCCTGACCAAGCTCGCCCGCCTGATCGATCCGACCGGACGCGGGGCCAGCGGGCACTGGTGCAGCCGCTGCGAAGGCGTCTGGTACGGCTACGTCTCGGAGGCCGAATGCCCGGTCTGCGGCAATCGCCAAGGGTGACCGCCGGTAGCCGCAAAGTAGGTTTACAGGGCTGCAAGCAAACTTACTTTACAGATGACCTGCGCCGGCCGCGTTCTCTCCAGGTGGCCGCACCGTAATCGACTGTTCCGATTGCGAAGTTTTTTTCCAGAGTGATTGGCACACCGCTTGCTTAAGAGGCGCGGAAGGACCCGCGACGGTCTCGGGGCCGCGATCCGCGCGCTGGTGCCGGAGGCGGCGAAGCAAGGGAGGTAACGAATGGCCAATCTGTTATGGCTCCAGGGCGGCGCCTGTTCCGGCAACACCATGTCATTCCTCAACGCCGAGGAACCCAGCGCCTGCGACCTGGTGACCGACTTCGGCATCAACGTCCTGTGGCAGCCCTCGCTTGGGCTCGAGCTTGGCGACAACGTCAAGGCGATCCTGGAGAAGTGCATCTCGGGGGAGATCCAGCTCGACATCTTCGTCTTCGAGGGCACGGTGGTGAACGCGCCGGACGGCACCGGCGAATGGAACCGCTTCTGCGGCCGGCCGATGAAGGAGTGGGTCAAGGAGCTTTCCACGGCGGCGCAGTTCGTCGTGGCGATCGGCGACTGCGCGACCTGGGGCGGCATCCCGGCGACCGCGCCGAACCCCTCGGAAAGCCAGGGCCTGCAGTTCCTCAAGCGCAACCACGGTGGCGCGCTGGGTGCCGGCTTCACCTCCAAGGCCGGGCTGCCGGTGATCAACATCCCGGGCTGCCCGGCGCATCCGGACTGGGTCACCCAGATTCTCGTGGCGGTGGCCACGGGCCGCGCCGGCGACTTGGAGCTCGACGATTTCCAGCGGCCCAAGACCTTCTTCTCCAGCTTCACCCAGACCGGCTGCACCCGGAACATGCACTTCGCCTACAAGGTCTCGGCGACCGCCTTCGGCCAGCGCAAGGGCTGCCTGTTCTACGACCTGGGCTGCCGCGGTCCCATGACCCATAGCCCCTGCAACCGCATCCTCTGGAACCGGGTGTCGTCCAAGACGCGGGCCGGCATGCCCTGCCTCGGCTGCACCGAACCGGAGTTTCCCTTCTTCGACCTCGCGCCCGGCACGGTCTTCAAGACCCAGACCATGATGGGCGTGCCCAAGGACCTGCCCGAGGGCGTCGACAAGAAGGGCTACGTGAAGCTCACCGCCGCCGCCAAGG
This window harbors:
- a CDS encoding sigma-54 dependent transcriptional regulator translates to MPTEHTVLLISTDEDLQARTAEALGVDPDYRLIICRGEQEAMARLNELQAHLVFCDADLISDETSNVLVNARISHPHVARVLLGSPEAAGKCAEIARRAATYLYVLNPVSQDQIRLLAKRALELSELSRRHRVLSRELKISMDDDIFVESEEFSVKGGWSQFEKLVYVSAKMAELCAEAKQAAQTELPVLIQGETGTGKELLARAIHFNSTRLNSPMHVQNCGGMSDDTLHSELFGHVRGAFTGAVADRLGLFRAADGGTVFLDEISEISPSFQVSLLRFLQEGEVKPLGSDRLYHADVRVIVASNRPLYQLVERGEFRRDLYYRLKGFELHIPALRERPEDVPPLTQFFIEKYAGVVGRRVVGITKEALEKLEAYDYPGNVRELETEIRRMVAIAEQGGYIAARHLSPVFERVDTRKDAQPGFVTEGASLKAMVENLEKQVVASSLQRNHWNQSKAADELGLSRVGLANKIKRYGLQDA
- a CDS encoding HupU protein, which encodes MANLLWLQGGACSGNTMSFLNAEEPSACDLVTDFGINVLWQPSLGLELGDNVKAILEKCISGEIQLDIFVFEGTVVNAPDGTGEWNRFCGRPMKEWVKELSTAAQFVVAIGDCATWGGIPATAPNPSESQGLQFLKRNHGGALGAGFTSKAGLPVINIPGCPAHPDWVTQILVAVATGRAGDLELDDFQRPKTFFSSFTQTGCTRNMHFAYKVSATAFGQRKGCLFYDLGCRGPMTHSPCNRILWNRVSSKTRAGMPCLGCTEPEFPFFDLAPGTVFKTQTMMGVPKDLPEGVDKKGYVKLTAAAKGAAPAWAEEDIFVV